One region of Flavobacterium sp. GSB-24 genomic DNA includes:
- a CDS encoding L,D-transpeptidase family protein, which yields MRNFTFSTIVLAICFFAFSFKSFSGQKSKEASANYKYASIITIDAASINAFFKKYPKLKKYQKDVEDIYKNKQYKSIWYDDKSITEFGALLYQKVNVLKDQGINNEMPYKEVIDQAFNESDNITPPQIDAELLLTNMYIFYASNVYSGVDPATLKKIGWYLPAKTISYSRILDSLIVDTNRLNEDDYLLFSQYYKLKDALKKYRKIETDNLWQKITIDSVNFKELRPDDKGIAIQQIRNRLFVVGDLKQDSKSDVYDEELMAGILNYKKRYNLKLNYVITRDHINQMNEPISKRIKTIMLNMERCRWIPTKLARANEYVMVNIPSFRMFYVKDGKYELVSDIFVGNRLSETVIFSGTMDRIVFSPYWYVPNSIIQNELKLQMANDKNYLADHNMEWNGGKVRQKPGPKNSLGLVKFMFPNPNDIYMHDTPAKSLFEFENRTFSHGCINVKEARALALAILKDDPDWPVDKIDKAMSGEKETTCMLKNKIPVYIGYFTAWVQDDGEINFFPDVYSRDESLDKLLYSDSVSMK from the coding sequence ATGCGAAATTTTACTTTTTCAACAATCGTTCTTGCGATTTGCTTTTTTGCATTTTCATTTAAGTCATTTTCAGGCCAAAAAAGCAAAGAAGCTTCAGCAAATTATAAATATGCTTCAATCATAACTATAGATGCGGCATCTATAAATGCTTTTTTTAAAAAATATCCCAAACTGAAAAAATATCAAAAAGATGTAGAGGATATCTACAAAAACAAACAATACAAATCTATTTGGTATGATGATAAAAGCATAACCGAATTTGGTGCATTACTGTATCAAAAAGTAAATGTGCTGAAAGACCAGGGAATAAATAATGAAATGCCTTATAAAGAAGTAATCGATCAAGCATTTAATGAAAGTGATAATATCACCCCTCCGCAAATAGATGCAGAATTGCTCCTTACAAATATGTATATTTTTTATGCCAGTAATGTTTACTCTGGTGTAGATCCTGCGACTTTAAAGAAAATTGGCTGGTACTTACCGGCTAAAACTATTTCGTATTCCAGAATTCTAGATTCGCTGATTGTCGACACAAATCGATTAAATGAAGACGATTATTTATTGTTTAGCCAATATTATAAGCTGAAAGATGCCTTAAAAAAATACAGAAAAATAGAAACTGATAATCTTTGGCAGAAGATAACAATTGATAGTGTAAACTTTAAAGAATTGAGACCAGATGATAAGGGTATTGCTATTCAGCAAATTAGAAATCGCTTATTTGTTGTGGGAGATTTAAAGCAGGATTCTAAAAGTGATGTTTATGATGAAGAGCTGATGGCCGGCATACTGAACTATAAAAAGCGTTACAATTTAAAATTAAACTATGTTATAACGAGAGATCATATCAACCAAATGAATGAACCGATCAGCAAAAGAATTAAAACTATAATGCTGAATATGGAAAGATGCAGATGGATTCCGACCAAATTGGCCAGAGCGAATGAATATGTAATGGTCAATATTCCGTCATTTAGAATGTTTTATGTAAAAGATGGAAAATACGAACTCGTCTCTGATATCTTCGTTGGTAATAGATTGAGCGAAACTGTAATTTTTAGCGGTACTATGGACCGAATCGTATTTAGTCCCTACTGGTATGTTCCGAACAGCATTATTCAAAACGAATTAAAACTCCAGATGGCAAACGATAAAAACTATTTGGCAGATCATAATATGGAATGGAATGGCGGGAAAGTGAGACAAAAACCTGGACCTAAAAACTCTTTAGGACTGGTAAAATTTATGTTTCCGAATCCGAATGATATTTACATGCATGATACACCTGCAAAAAGTTTGTTCGAGTTTGAAAATCGTACGTTTAGTCACGGCTGTATTAATGTAAAAGAAGCAAGAGCATTAGCATTGGCAATTTTAAAAGATGATCCAGACTGGCCGGTAGATAAAATTGATAAAGCAATGAGCGGTGAAAAAGAAACAACCTGCATGCTTAAAAATAAAATTCCAGTTTATATTGGATATTTTACAGCTTGGGTTCAGGATGATGGCGAAATAAATTTTTTCCCAGATGTGTACAGCAGAGATGAAAGTTTAGATAAACTGCTTTATTCTGATTCGGTAAGTATGAAGTAA
- a CDS encoding ABC transporter permease has protein sequence MIFNWFKIFVYHLRQSKLFSFLNVLGLSIGISGVIFAILYWNNEHAYDQWNPEKENVYQVLNKIGATGDTWTTSSIPFGQTCKTTIPEIEQICFLNDWYSEAVIKYQNKKVIDKKITVTDNNFFDFYPFPIIKGAKKDILKEKNSAAISEEQAKLLFGDEDPIGKSITYDDKSYTVKSVYRIVKPSSVEPNYVFGGILRENDLNQWGNFSYGLMIKTKKGVDVATVLKKMQNVNFVNRTLKDAKASGQTVEQYIKENGEVKVILDQLKTRYLHGTKSSGSASPEGKGNLQLLYIMAGLSLLILVLSLVNYINLATASAIKRAKEVGVRKIVGASKNQIVAQFIFETAIIVTLAILFALAIVELSLPYYNTFLRKTLTMNGSEFYLQLILIFGLVIILAGIFPAIYISNFETLKVLKGNFSRSKSGIWIRNSMLIFQFGIAAFFIIGALIVNSQVDYMMNKDLGFSGNQVIRIPFNYQDYSKKGQKYETTKQEILKMPGVQEVSTFAGTFGNSTNSSSGFTHNGIFVQPRNVEMDFGFLEMMKIKIVEGRNLSPKFASDTIDNWLINETLAKELMLKNPINTVITSGWGTEKGTLKFKIVGVVKDFHITGLQNKVPPMVFINMKTLKWNNFQNVYVKVSPNNLSETLSKLKTYWEANINPDYPFDYEFVNKGFAKTYEEQVKQKNLFFILNLVVIIIAIFGLFALASFSMERRLKEIAIRKTLGAETDALLKELSKQYILFCLIGFGIGIVPAYILLQKWLEDFAFRIGISTVPFGIALISLLFLTLLIVLTKAFQVTKIDVLKYLKYE, from the coding sequence ATGATTTTCAACTGGTTTAAAATATTTGTTTATCATTTAAGACAAAGCAAATTGTTTTCGTTCTTAAATGTTTTAGGATTAAGTATCGGAATTTCTGGTGTCATTTTCGCCATTTTATACTGGAACAATGAACACGCATACGATCAATGGAATCCTGAAAAAGAAAATGTCTATCAGGTACTTAACAAAATAGGCGCAACTGGAGACACTTGGACCACAAGTTCAATTCCTTTTGGACAAACTTGCAAAACTACAATTCCTGAGATTGAGCAAATTTGTTTCTTAAACGATTGGTACAGCGAAGCTGTAATCAAATATCAGAATAAGAAAGTAATTGATAAAAAGATAACCGTAACCGATAATAACTTTTTTGATTTTTATCCTTTCCCAATAATCAAAGGTGCCAAAAAAGATATTCTGAAAGAAAAAAACAGTGCAGCTATTTCAGAAGAACAGGCGAAACTGCTTTTTGGAGATGAAGATCCGATAGGAAAATCTATTACTTATGACGATAAGTCTTATACTGTAAAATCTGTTTATCGCATTGTAAAACCTTCATCTGTTGAACCTAATTATGTTTTTGGAGGGATTTTGCGTGAAAACGATCTTAATCAATGGGGGAATTTTAGTTATGGTTTGATGATTAAAACCAAAAAAGGTGTTGACGTTGCAACGGTTTTAAAGAAAATGCAAAACGTAAATTTTGTAAACAGAACTTTAAAAGATGCTAAAGCAAGCGGCCAAACTGTTGAGCAGTACATAAAAGAGAATGGCGAAGTCAAAGTTATACTTGACCAGCTGAAAACACGCTACTTGCATGGCACAAAATCTTCAGGTTCAGCATCTCCAGAAGGGAAAGGAAATTTGCAGCTTTTGTATATTATGGCAGGTTTATCTCTTTTAATTTTAGTTTTATCATTGGTAAATTACATTAATCTAGCGACTGCATCTGCTATAAAACGTGCTAAAGAAGTTGGTGTCCGCAAAATTGTGGGAGCTTCAAAAAACCAGATTGTTGCACAGTTTATATTCGAAACAGCAATAATTGTAACACTGGCGATTTTGTTTGCGCTGGCAATCGTAGAACTTTCTCTACCGTATTACAATACTTTTTTAAGAAAAACTTTGACTATGAATGGCAGTGAATTTTACCTGCAGCTCATTTTAATATTTGGATTAGTAATCATTCTTGCGGGTATTTTCCCTGCCATTTATATCTCAAATTTCGAAACCCTAAAAGTTTTAAAAGGTAATTTTTCTAGAAGTAAAAGCGGCATCTGGATTCGAAATTCGATGCTTATTTTTCAATTCGGAATTGCAGCATTTTTCATTATCGGTGCTTTAATTGTAAATTCTCAGGTTGATTACATGATGAATAAAGATCTTGGTTTTAGCGGTAATCAAGTAATTCGTATTCCGTTTAATTATCAGGATTACAGCAAAAAAGGTCAAAAATACGAAACCACAAAACAAGAAATTCTTAAAATGCCTGGCGTTCAAGAAGTCTCTACTTTTGCAGGAACTTTTGGAAACAGTACGAATTCTAGTTCTGGTTTTACTCATAATGGCATTTTTGTACAGCCAAGAAATGTCGAAATGGATTTTGGCTTTTTGGAAATGATGAAAATTAAAATTGTAGAAGGCCGTAATTTATCGCCAAAATTTGCTTCAGACACCATAGACAACTGGCTGATAAATGAAACCTTAGCGAAAGAATTAATGCTTAAAAACCCTATAAATACCGTTATCACTTCGGGCTGGGGCACCGAAAAAGGAACTTTAAAATTTAAGATTGTAGGTGTTGTAAAAGATTTCCATATTACAGGTTTACAAAATAAGGTGCCGCCAATGGTTTTTATCAACATGAAAACTCTAAAATGGAATAATTTTCAAAATGTTTATGTAAAAGTTTCTCCAAATAATTTGAGTGAAACATTATCAAAATTAAAAACATATTGGGAAGCTAATATTAACCCTGATTATCCGTTTGATTATGAATTCGTTAATAAAGGATTCGCGAAAACTTATGAGGAACAAGTAAAACAAAAAAACCTCTTTTTTATCTTAAATTTAGTAGTAATCATCATTGCGATCTTCGGATTGTTTGCTTTGGCATCATTTTCGATGGAGAGAAGATTGAAAGAAATCGCTATTAGAAAAACTTTAGGAGCAGAAACAGATGCTCTTTTAAAAGAATTGTCAAAACAATATATTCTTTTTTGTCTAATAGGATTTGGAATCGGAATTGTTCCTGCCTACATTTTATTGCAAAAATGGCTTGAAGATTTTGCTTTTAGAATCGGAATATCAACTGTTCCTTTTGGCATTGCACTGATTTCTCTTTTGTTTTTAACTTTATTAATTGTTCTAACAAAAGCTTTCCAAGTAACTAAAATAGATGTTTTAAAATATTTAAAATACGAATAA
- a CDS encoding ABC transporter ATP-binding protein, which produces MITIQNLTKVFRTEEIETAALSGINLEIKKGDFLTIMGPSGCGKSTLLNIIGLLDSASDGSYKLLDQEMIGLKEKGRAKVRKENIGFIFQNFNLIDELSVYDNIELPLLYNNVKASERKQKIEAIAEKLNISHRLKHFPQQLSGGQQQRVAVARALVNDPKIILADEPTGNLDSKNGNEVMELLTDLHAKGATILMVTHSDYDASFSQRTIHMKDGVIFSEKLNQRNVDVFMDAK; this is translated from the coding sequence ATGATCACAATTCAGAATTTAACCAAAGTTTTTAGAACAGAAGAAATCGAAACTGCTGCTTTAAGCGGAATTAATTTAGAAATAAAAAAAGGAGATTTTCTAACTATTATGGGGCCTTCTGGCTGCGGGAAATCAACTCTATTGAATATCATCGGACTTTTGGACAGCGCGAGCGACGGAAGCTATAAATTATTAGATCAGGAAATGATTGGTCTAAAGGAAAAAGGAAGAGCTAAGGTGAGAAAAGAAAATATCGGTTTTATTTTTCAAAACTTCAACTTAATCGATGAACTTTCTGTTTACGATAATATCGAATTACCGCTGCTTTACAACAACGTAAAAGCTTCTGAAAGAAAACAAAAAATTGAAGCTATTGCCGAGAAACTGAATATTTCTCATCGTTTGAAACATTTTCCACAGCAGCTTTCGGGCGGACAACAGCAAAGGGTTGCCGTAGCAAGAGCTTTGGTTAATGATCCGAAAATTATTTTGGCCGATGAGCCAACTGGAAACCTAGACAGTAAAAATGGTAATGAAGTGATGGAACTTTTAACCGATTTACATGCTAAAGGTGCTACAATTTTGATGGTTACCCACTCTGATTATGATGCTTCTTTTTCGCAAAGAACCATTCACATGAAAGACGGAGTTATATTTTCTGAGAAATTAAACCAACGTAATGTTGATGTTTTTATGGACGCTAAATAA
- a CDS encoding HlyD family efflux transporter periplasmic adaptor subunit produces the protein MDKIIPRKSKKFRYVAIAIAVFLALAVIIIFAFNTKRTLNVKTEELVIQKAEKAFFEDFVVFQAKVEPLNVMLVNVTEGGSVKEIFVENGAMVTKGQSLARLYNPNTELNYLTQETAIIEQINNLNTGKLNIRNQELNLTKDFVLIEHDYNDAKRLYDVNAKLFAKDVISKNDWNTFKESLRFQEERKRTIQQSIQKEKQTNQIQISQINRSIQTMEKSLEILRNNKKNFLITAPESGRLTSFEPVLGKTFQAGESIGKIDSKRGYKLSADVDEFYLEKIREGLKGQVEYKGKNLEVLVTKVIPEVKSGHFTVELVFTSKEDIALQDGLSFGVKLILSEKNKTLVIPKGSFNQETAGKWIFVVKGNKAERRNIKLGRENPAYYEVLEGIKEGESVITSSYSDYKDIEELSLDK, from the coding sequence ATGGACAAGATAATTCCTCGTAAAAGTAAAAAATTTAGATATGTCGCAATAGCAATTGCTGTTTTTTTAGCTTTGGCGGTAATCATCATTTTTGCTTTTAACACCAAAAGAACTTTAAATGTAAAAACTGAAGAATTGGTAATTCAAAAAGCTGAAAAAGCTTTTTTTGAAGACTTTGTTGTTTTTCAGGCAAAAGTTGAACCTTTAAATGTAATGCTTGTAAACGTTACTGAAGGTGGTTCTGTAAAAGAAATTTTTGTAGAAAATGGTGCAATGGTGACCAAAGGGCAATCGCTGGCTCGTTTATACAATCCGAATACAGAATTGAATTATTTGACTCAGGAAACGGCTATTATCGAACAAATCAACAACTTAAATACTGGGAAATTAAATATCCGAAATCAAGAACTAAATTTAACCAAAGATTTTGTTTTAATCGAACATGATTACAACGACGCCAAAAGATTATACGATGTAAATGCTAAACTGTTTGCCAAAGATGTAATCTCGAAAAACGATTGGAATACTTTTAAGGAGAGTCTTCGTTTTCAGGAAGAACGTAAAAGAACGATTCAGCAGAGTATTCAAAAAGAGAAACAAACCAATCAAATTCAGATTTCTCAAATTAATCGTTCGATTCAAACTATGGAGAAAAGTTTGGAAATCCTTAGAAACAACAAAAAGAATTTTTTAATCACAGCGCCAGAATCTGGAAGATTAACTTCTTTTGAACCTGTTTTAGGAAAAACTTTTCAAGCTGGGGAAAGCATTGGAAAAATCGATTCAAAACGCGGTTACAAACTTTCTGCTGATGTTGATGAGTTTTATTTAGAAAAAATTAGAGAAGGCTTAAAAGGCCAAGTCGAATACAAAGGAAAAAATCTTGAGGTTTTGGTTACTAAAGTTATCCCAGAAGTAAAAAGCGGCCACTTTACAGTTGAATTGGTTTTTACTTCAAAAGAAGATATTGCACTGCAAGACGGACTTAGCTTTGGCGTGAAACTAATTTTATCTGAAAAGAACAAAACTCTTGTAATTCCAAAAGGAAGTTTTAATCAGGAAACAGCAGGAAAATGGATTTTTGTGGTAAAAGGAAACAAAGCCGAAAGAAGAAATATAAAACTAGGACGCGAAAATCCTGCTTACTATGAAGTTTTAGAAGGTATAAAAGAAGGCGAATCTGTAATTACTTCTTCTTATTCTGACTATAAAGATATTGAGGAGCTTTCGCTTGACAAGTAA
- a CDS encoding sigma-54 dependent transcriptional regulator, with protein MRKKQAQILVVDDQEEILFSAKMILKKHFETIFTTNSPKKIISILSENEINVVLLDMNYRIGFEDGREGIHWLKEIKILSPQTIVILMTAFGKIETAVEGIKIGAFDYVLKPWNNEKLLETIDKAVVESRKNSKKTSLDKNEKTEKKYFVGTSAKIKQAYSIAEKVAKTDANVLILGENGTGKYVFAEFIHQHSERKNQPFVHVDLGSLSDNLFESELFGYAKGAFTDAKIDTPGRFENASNGTIFLDEIGNIPLHLQAKLLHVLQTKTVTRLGESKPRPLNVRVIAATNSDIKAEVKNKTFREDLLYRINTMEINLPSLRERKDDIVPMANFILQQIAEKYNQGPDVSGWRFDDNAAPYLERYPWKGNVREMENKIERALILSENNTISVIDLDILDFEEIQENDENPLSEMEKSAIEKALFKHNGNISKTAEELGLSRAALYRRIEKYDLKN; from the coding sequence ATGAGAAAGAAACAAGCCCAAATATTAGTTGTAGACGATCAGGAAGAAATTCTTTTTTCGGCAAAAATGATTCTTAAAAAGCATTTTGAGACGATTTTTACAACAAATAGTCCCAAAAAAATCATTTCAATTTTAAGCGAAAATGAAATAAATGTGGTTTTGCTTGACATGAATTACCGAATTGGTTTTGAAGATGGGAGGGAAGGAATTCATTGGCTGAAAGAAATTAAAATACTTTCGCCCCAGACTATTGTGATTTTAATGACGGCTTTCGGAAAAATTGAAACGGCTGTAGAAGGAATAAAAATTGGAGCTTTTGATTATGTTCTAAAACCTTGGAACAATGAAAAACTCTTAGAGACAATTGATAAGGCTGTAGTTGAAAGCAGAAAGAACAGCAAGAAAACATCTTTGGATAAAAATGAAAAAACCGAAAAGAAATACTTTGTCGGAACTTCGGCCAAAATAAAACAAGCCTATTCCATAGCTGAAAAAGTAGCCAAAACGGATGCCAATGTTTTGATTTTAGGCGAAAATGGAACTGGTAAATATGTTTTTGCCGAATTTATTCATCAGCATTCTGAAAGAAAAAATCAGCCTTTTGTACATGTCGATTTAGGTTCGTTAAGTGATAATTTATTCGAAAGCGAACTTTTTGGTTATGCAAAAGGAGCTTTTACAGATGCAAAAATTGACACTCCCGGACGTTTTGAAAACGCTTCAAACGGAACGATTTTCTTAGATGAAATCGGAAATATTCCGCTTCATCTTCAGGCTAAATTACTTCACGTTTTACAAACTAAAACCGTAACGCGTTTGGGCGAAAGCAAACCCAGACCTTTAAATGTACGTGTTATTGCCGCGACCAACAGCGATATTAAAGCCGAAGTAAAGAACAAAACTTTTCGCGAAGATTTATTGTATAGAATAAATACGATGGAAATAAATCTGCCATCCCTGCGCGAAAGAAAAGACGATATTGTGCCAATGGCAAATTTTATCCTGCAACAGATTGCAGAAAAATACAATCAGGGTCCCGACGTTTCGGGATGGCGTTTTGATGACAATGCAGCTCCATATTTAGAGCGATATCCTTGGAAAGGAAACGTTCGTGAAATGGAAAATAAGATCGAACGAGCTTTAATTTTATCTGAAAACAATACAATTTCTGTAATCGATTTGGATATTCTAGATTTTGAAGAAATTCAGGAAAACGATGAAAATCCGTTGTCTGAAATGGAGAAAAGCGCAATCGAAAAAGCATTATTTAAACATAACGGAAATATTTCTAAAACAGCCGAAGAACTAGGTTTGTCACGCGCCGCCCTGTATCGAAGAATCGAAAAATACGATTTAAAGAATTAG
- a CDS encoding HAMP domain-containing sensor histidine kinase, translated as MKNWKFYNALFVRVLFVMILFLCSVLLLYKGFRFNAILAGFFVLIFLFEMYFFVKNQLLFYDKTINSILHNDFSTHFQEEHKKDNFKSLYLLYDTLKVQKQEQTSKELIYRSILNSIDTAALILEKDNDTWSIFIMNDCFSNLFKVPKVSHWKYLKNYIPALCSEIENVGFTELKTAISIKIEDQDLQTFMLQTSHTSTYDKEYFIILLDSIQRVIEKKEKEAWINLMKIISHELMNSLTPIRALSQNLLHIVDQEKLEEDDFEDIKSSISTIINRSDHLQVFVENYRKLAMLPTPNKQMTPINALFEDCLRIMSPILKAEGIELVNEINSSRSILIDKNQMEQVIINLITNSIHALKEKTEKKLILSSYTENNRFFIIISDNGRGVDPEIRDKVFLPFFTTRKDGAGIGLTLSKNIIEAHGGYLSYQTDEEKTDFVICLI; from the coding sequence ATGAAGAATTGGAAATTTTATAACGCTTTGTTTGTAAGGGTTTTGTTTGTCATGATTCTTTTTTTATGCAGTGTTTTGCTGCTTTACAAAGGATTTCGATTCAACGCCATTTTAGCTGGTTTTTTTGTATTGATTTTTCTGTTCGAAATGTACTTTTTTGTCAAGAACCAATTATTGTTTTATGACAAAACGATAAACTCCATTTTGCACAATGACTTTTCTACGCATTTTCAAGAAGAACATAAAAAAGACAATTTCAAGAGTTTATATCTTTTGTATGATACTTTAAAAGTTCAAAAACAGGAGCAGACTTCAAAAGAATTGATTTATCGTTCGATATTAAACAGTATCGATACTGCAGCTTTAATTTTAGAAAAAGACAATGATACTTGGTCAATTTTTATAATGAATGACTGCTTTTCGAACTTATTCAAAGTGCCGAAAGTGAGTCATTGGAAATACCTAAAAAATTATATTCCTGCGCTTTGCAGCGAAATCGAAAATGTTGGTTTTACAGAACTAAAAACTGCTATTTCGATCAAAATTGAAGATCAAGATCTGCAGACTTTTATGCTGCAGACTTCGCATACATCAACGTATGATAAAGAATATTTTATTATTCTATTAGACAGCATTCAGCGTGTTATTGAGAAAAAAGAAAAAGAAGCGTGGATTAATTTAATGAAAATCATTTCGCATGAATTAATGAATTCATTAACTCCGATTCGGGCGCTTTCACAGAATTTACTTCACATTGTAGATCAGGAAAAGCTCGAAGAAGATGATTTTGAAGATATTAAAAGCAGTATTTCGACCATTATAAACCGGAGCGATCATTTACAGGTTTTTGTTGAAAATTATAGAAAACTAGCCATGCTTCCGACACCAAATAAACAAATGACGCCCATTAATGCCTTGTTTGAAGATTGTCTGCGAATTATGAGTCCGATTTTGAAAGCAGAAGGCATCGAATTGGTTAATGAAATCAATAGCTCCCGTTCTATTTTGATAGATAAAAACCAAATGGAACAAGTGATTATTAATTTGATTACCAATAGTATTCATGCTTTAAAAGAAAAAACTGAAAAGAAATTAATTCTTTCCAGCTATACCGAAAACAATCGTTTCTTTATTATAATTTCTGATAATGGAAGAGGAGTAGATCCTGAAATTAGAGATAAAGTTTTCTTGCCTTTCTTCACAACTAGAAAAGACGGCGCTGGTATTGGCTTGACGCTTTCTAAAAATATCATCGAAGCGCACGGTGGTTATTTAAGCTACCAAACCGATGAAGAGAAAACAGATTTTGTTATTTGCTTGATTTGA
- a CDS encoding MGMT family protein — protein MSEENFFERVYTIARQIPYGKVTSYGAIAKALGAARSARMVGWAMNACHNMDDVPAHRVVNQKGLLTGKHHFDGTNLMQQLLENEGIKVVNNQIVDLEKHFWKPEVEL, from the coding sequence ATGTCTGAGGAAAATTTTTTCGAAAGAGTTTATACAATCGCAAGACAAATTCCGTACGGAAAAGTAACTTCTTATGGTGCAATTGCAAAAGCCTTGGGAGCCGCCCGTTCTGCCAGGATGGTTGGCTGGGCAATGAATGCCTGCCATAATATGGACGATGTTCCTGCACACAGAGTCGTAAACCAAAAAGGACTTTTAACAGGAAAGCATCACTTTGACGGAACGAATTTAATGCAGCAGCTTTTAGAGAACGAAGGAATTAAAGTTGTCAATAACCAAATTGTAGATTTAGAAAAACACTTTTGGAAACCAGAAGTCGAACTTTAA
- a CDS encoding LysE family transporter, translating to MVYLTPLLSGFIAAAIGIIPPGLINMTAAKINLKEGKKNAFWFVIGAVLVIFFQVYVAVLFARVIDNRPDVVTLLREVGFVIFSILTIYFLFIAKDPITKKKSKIKKSSKKSRFFLGMLLSSLNFFPIPYYVVVSVTLASYHLFVFENNIIFTFVLGSVIGSFAVLYSYIAFFGRIEKKTDYLMRNMNTIIGSITGLVAIVTLFNILNYYFG from the coding sequence ATGGTATATCTTACTCCATTACTTTCAGGTTTTATTGCCGCCGCTATTGGGATTATTCCACCAGGATTAATCAACATGACAGCAGCCAAAATAAACTTGAAAGAAGGAAAAAAGAATGCTTTTTGGTTTGTTATTGGTGCGGTTTTGGTGATTTTTTTCCAAGTTTATGTAGCTGTTTTATTTGCTCGTGTAATTGACAACCGTCCAGATGTGGTAACGCTTTTGCGCGAAGTAGGTTTTGTTATATTTTCTATACTTACAATTTACTTTTTGTTTATTGCAAAAGATCCGATAACTAAGAAAAAATCAAAAATAAAGAAGAGTAGTAAAAAAAGTCGATTCTTCCTCGGGATGCTGCTTTCGAGCTTAAACTTTTTTCCAATTCCTTATTATGTTGTGGTAAGTGTCACTTTGGCTTCGTACCATCTTTTTGTATTCGAAAACAATATCATTTTTACCTTTGTGCTCGGTTCGGTAATAGGTTCATTTGCCGTTTTATACAGCTATATTGCCTTCTTCGGCAGAATTGAAAAGAAAACCGATTACCTGATGCGAAATATGAATACTATCATTGGAAGCATTACGGGCTTGGTTGCAATTGTAACACTTTTTAATATTTTAAATTATTATTTCGGTTAA
- the trmB gene encoding tRNA (guanosine(46)-N7)-methyltransferase TrmB, translated as MGSKNKLKRFRENETFQNVFQPTREEVVGDLMPLRGKWNSDFFKNDNPLVLELGCGKGEYSVGLAEKYPDKNFIGIDIKGARFWRGAKTAVENGLHNVAFVRTQIELIDHIFAENEVDEIWITFPDPQIKYKRTKHRMTNSEFLKLYKKILKKDGVVNLKTDSEFMHGYTLGLLHGEGHEVLYANHNVYKNEGSPEVVTSIQTFYEKQYLEINKAITYIRFKIKD; from the coding sequence GTGGGAAGTAAAAATAAACTAAAAAGATTCAGAGAAAACGAAACATTTCAAAACGTTTTTCAACCAACCAGAGAAGAAGTTGTGGGCGATTTAATGCCCTTAAGAGGAAAATGGAATTCTGATTTCTTTAAAAACGATAATCCTTTAGTTTTAGAATTAGGATGTGGAAAAGGAGAATATTCTGTTGGATTAGCTGAAAAATACCCAGACAAAAATTTTATCGGAATTGACATTAAAGGCGCGCGTTTCTGGCGTGGTGCTAAAACAGCTGTTGAAAACGGTTTGCATAATGTTGCTTTTGTACGTACTCAAATCGAATTGATCGATCATATTTTTGCTGAAAATGAAGTAGATGAAATCTGGATTACTTTCCCAGATCCGCAGATCAAATACAAAAGAACCAAACACAGAATGACAAATTCTGAGTTCCTGAAATTATACAAAAAGATCCTGAAAAAAGACGGTGTCGTAAACCTTAAAACCGACAGCGAATTTATGCACGGATATACGCTTGGATTGCTTCATGGTGAAGGTCACGAAGTTTTATATGCTAATCATAATGTTTACAAAAATGAAGGAAGCCCAGAAGTTGTAACTTCAATCCAGACATTTTATGAGAAACAATATTTAGAAATTAACAAGGCAATTACGTATATTCGTTTCAAAATTAAAGACTAA